In a single window of the Eshraghiella crossota genome:
- a CDS encoding SEC-C metal-binding domain-containing protein encodes MTLLEQWREMAYDDKKSPQAQQMFWANYFNLEKGVYIDLLKSYGEPVKGTVKELAENYNFDIMTMVGFLDGINDSLKNPNPIETMDENTEVNLDYDLETLYKNMVDARADWLYELPEWDELIDSKRRKELYKEQKLSTTVVKGPKISRNDPCPCGSGLKYKKCCGKNA; translated from the coding sequence ATGACATTATTAGAACAGTGGAGAGAAATGGCCTATGATGACAAGAAAAGTCCTCAGGCACAACAGATGTTTTGGGCTAATTATTTCAACTTAGAGAAGGGTGTATATATAGACCTTCTTAAATCATATGGTGAACCTGTGAAAGGTACAGTTAAGGAACTGGCAGAGAATTATAACTTTGATATAATGACGATGGTTGGCTTCCTTGACGGAATTAATGACAGCCTTAAGAATCCTAATCCGATTGAGACAATGGATGAGAATACAGAAGTGAACCTTGATTATGATTTGGAAACTCTCTATAAGAATATGGTTGATGCAAGAGCTGACTGGCTTTATGAACTTCCTGAATGGGACGAGTTAATTGATTCCAAGAGAAGAAAGGAACTCTATAAAGAACAGAAACTTTCAACAACAGTTGTTAAGGGACCTAAGATTTCAAGAAATGATCCATGTCCTTGCGGAAGCGGTCTTAAATATAAGAAATGCTGTGGCAAGAACGCATAA
- the purB gene encoding adenylosuccinate lyase produces MATDRYQTPLAERYASKEMQYIFSPDKKFRTWRALWIALAESEKELGLNITDEQIEELKAHKDDINYEDAKAREKIVRHDVMSHVYAYGLQCPKAKGIIHLGATSCYVGDNTDLIIMTEGLKLVRKKLVNVINELSKFADEYKALPTLAFTHFQPAQPTTVGKRATLWMQELLLDLEDLNHVISTMKLLGQKGTTGTQASFMELFEGDQDKIRRLDKMIANKMGFEDTYPVSGQTYSRKVDTKVVNVLAGIAASAHKFSNDIRLLQHLKEIEEPFEKTQIGSSAMAYKRNPMRSERIASLANYVMSDVMNPAITSATQWFERTLDDSANKRMSVPEAFLAVDGILDLYLNVVDGLVVYDKVIYKHIMAELPFMATENIMMDAVKAGGDRQELHERIRTLSMEAGRRVKVEGLDNNLLELIAADPAFNLTLEDLQKNMDPSLYTGRSKWQVEEFLSEVVKPILNEYKDELGLTAEINC; encoded by the coding sequence ATGGCAACTGACAGATATCAGACACCTTTGGCTGAAAGATATGCAAGTAAAGAAATGCAGTATATTTTTTCGCCTGATAAAAAATTCAGAACATGGAGAGCACTCTGGATTGCTCTTGCAGAATCAGAAAAAGAACTTGGACTTAATATTACGGATGAGCAGATAGAAGAACTTAAAGCTCACAAAGACGATATTAATTATGAGGATGCAAAGGCAAGAGAAAAAATTGTAAGACATGATGTAATGTCACATGTATATGCTTATGGTTTACAGTGCCCTAAGGCAAAAGGAATTATCCACCTTGGAGCAACTTCATGTTATGTAGGCGATAATACTGACCTTATAATAATGACAGAAGGACTTAAACTTGTCCGCAAAAAACTTGTGAATGTAATCAACGAACTTTCAAAATTTGCAGATGAATATAAGGCACTTCCTACTCTTGCATTCACACATTTCCAGCCTGCCCAGCCAACAACCGTAGGTAAAAGAGCAACTCTCTGGATGCAGGAACTTCTTTTAGACCTTGAAGACCTTAATCATGTTATTTCAACAATGAAGCTTCTCGGACAGAAGGGTACAACAGGAACACAGGCAAGTTTTATGGAGCTTTTTGAAGGCGACCAGGATAAAATACGCCGTCTTGATAAGATGATAGCCAACAAAATGGGATTTGAGGATACATATCCTGTTTCAGGCCAGACTTATTCAAGAAAAGTAGATACCAAGGTTGTGAATGTCCTTGCCGGTATTGCCGCAAGTGCCCACAAGTTTTCTAATGATATAAGACTTTTACAGCATTTAAAAGAAATCGAGGAACCTTTTGAAAAGACACAGATTGGTTCATCAGCAATGGCTTATAAGAGAAATCCTATGAGAAGCGAAAGAATAGCGAGCCTTGCTAATTATGTTATGTCAGATGTTATGAACCCTGCAATCACAAGTGCGACACAGTGGTTTGAGAGAACTCTCGACGATTCCGCCAATAAAAGAATGTCTGTACCGGAAGCATTTCTTGCAGTAGACGGTATACTTGACCTTTATCTCAATGTTGTAGACGGACTTGTTGTATATGACAAGGTAATTTACAAACACATTATGGCAGAGCTTCCTTTCATGGCTACAGAAAATATTATGATGGACGCCGTAAAAGCCGGCGGAGACAGACAGGAACTCCATGAACGTATCAGAACTCTTTCCATGGAAGCGGGCAGACGTGTCAAAGTGGAAGGTCTTGACAACAATCTCCTTGAACTGATTGCTGCCGACCCTGCATTTAATCTTACACTTGAGGATTTGCAGAAAAATATGGATCCTTCATTATACACAGGACGTTCAAAGTGGCAGGTTGAGGAATTCCTTTCAGAAGTTGTAAAACCTATCCTTAACGAATACAAAGATGAACTTGGATTAACAGCGGAAATCAACTGTTAA
- a CDS encoding adenylosuccinate synthase has product MVRAIVGANWGDEGKGKITDMLAEQSDIIVRFQGGSNAGHTIINDYGKFALHLLPSGVFYNHTTSVIGNGVALNIPYLFNEIKSLEDRGVPTPKILVSDRAQILMPYHVDFDTYEEERLGGKAFGSTKSGIAPFYSDKYAKIGFQVSELFMDEADLREKVERVVEYKNVLLKNLYNKEPMNPDDIFNLLMEYKEMVAPYVADVSLFLHNALKEGKTVLLEGQLGSLKDPDHGIYPMVTSSSTLASYGAIGAGIPAREIQDVVTVVKAYSSAVGAGAFVSEIFGDEAQELRVRGGDGGEFGATTGRPRRMGWFDAVATRYGCRMQGATEVALTVLDVLGYLDEIPMCVGYEIDGEVIKDFPVTYKLEKAKPVFKKFKGWKCDIRGIKNYDELPAECKAYIEAIEEEIGVPITMVSNGPKRHDIIYRTSDLSK; this is encoded by the coding sequence ATGGTAAGAGCAATAGTTGGCGCTAACTGGGGTGATGAAGGCAAGGGCAAGATTACGGATATGCTTGCCGAACAGTCAGATATTATAGTAAGATTCCAGGGAGGAAGTAATGCAGGCCATACGATTATTAATGATTACGGCAAGTTCGCTTTACACTTACTTCCATCAGGCGTTTTTTATAATCATACGACAAGTGTAATTGGCAATGGTGTGGCACTTAATATACCATATCTTTTCAATGAAATTAAATCACTTGAGGACAGAGGCGTACCAACACCTAAGATTCTTGTATCAGACAGAGCACAGATACTTATGCCATATCATGTTGATTTTGATACATACGAAGAAGAACGTCTCGGTGGTAAGGCATTTGGTTCCACTAAGTCCGGTATTGCACCATTTTACTCAGATAAGTATGCTAAGATTGGTTTTCAGGTAAGTGAATTATTTATGGATGAAGCAGACCTTCGTGAAAAGGTTGAGCGTGTTGTGGAATACAAGAACGTGCTTCTTAAGAACCTTTATAATAAGGAACCAATGAATCCTGATGATATATTCAATCTTTTAATGGAATATAAGGAAATGGTTGCTCCATATGTAGCAGACGTTTCACTTTTCCTTCACAATGCACTTAAAGAGGGCAAGACAGTCCTCCTTGAGGGACAGCTTGGTTCCCTTAAGGATCCTGACCATGGTATTTATCCAATGGTAACATCTTCTTCAACACTTGCATCTTACGGAGCAATCGGTGCAGGAATTCCAGCCAGGGAGATTCAGGATGTAGTTACCGTTGTTAAAGCATATTCTTCAGCAGTCGGTGCCGGAGCATTCGTAAGTGAGATTTTCGGTGATGAAGCACAGGAATTAAGAGTACGTGGCGGAGACGGTGGCGAATTCGGCGCTACAACAGGCAGACCAAGAAGAATGGGATGGTTTGACGCAGTTGCCACAAGATACGGCTGCAGAATGCAGGGTGCAACAGAAGTAGCACTTACAGTTCTTGATGTACTCGGATATCTTGATGAGATTCCGATGTGCGTAGGCTATGAAATTGACGGCGAAGTTATCAAGGACTTCCCTGTAACATACAAGCTTGAAAAGGCTAAGCCTGTATTTAAGAAATTTAAGGGCTGGAAATGTGATATCAGAGGAATTAAGAATTATGATGAACTTCCTGCCGAATGTAAGGCATACATTGAAGCAATAGAGGAAGAAATCGGAGTACCTATCACAATGGTATCTAACGGTCCTAAGAGACACGATATTATCTATAGAACAAGTGATTTGTCTAAATAG
- a CDS encoding MATE family efflux transporter: MQKDNTDKMASMKISKLMITMGIPMILSMMLQAVYNIVDSAFVGRIKGTGEASLNALTLAFPVQMLIVAVGIGTGVGLGALLSKSLGQNNIDKADRVAGTGIFLGIIIWLLCVLFGIFGVKPYINSQTNDVYVAKLATEYLQICCIISFGMVLFGIFEKMLQSMGNSLYSTIAQITGAVVNIVLDPVMIFSMNLGVKGAAYATVIGQIISLIMAVIFHYKKDKAINKSIKYIRPSKPIIKEIYKIGVPAIVAQALMSVMTYGLNIILGKISNSAVTAYGLYYKVQQFVLFAAFGLRDAITPIVSFSHGMQNKKRINEGIKCGIIYTTIIMIAGTVLLETLAGALAKMFGIGTDTGRMYISAMRIISAGFVFAGANIAFQGVFQALDGGMESLIVSVLRQIVFVLPVAYLLSLPVRNNSGKIWLVWLTFIFAEGMSLIISLLLMKKIKKNVINNVKEADYHE; this comes from the coding sequence ATGCAAAAAGATAATACAGACAAAATGGCATCTATGAAAATCAGTAAATTGATGATTACAATGGGAATTCCCATGATTTTGTCAATGATGCTGCAGGCGGTGTATAATATTGTAGACAGCGCCTTTGTAGGAAGAATTAAAGGAACGGGAGAAGCATCACTTAATGCATTAACGTTAGCATTTCCCGTACAAATGCTTATTGTGGCGGTGGGAATAGGAACAGGTGTAGGACTTGGTGCGCTGTTGTCAAAAAGTTTAGGACAGAATAACATAGATAAAGCAGATAGAGTTGCAGGAACAGGAATTTTTCTTGGAATAATAATCTGGCTGCTATGTGTATTGTTTGGTATATTTGGTGTAAAACCATATATAAACAGCCAGACAAACGATGTATATGTAGCAAAACTGGCAACGGAATATTTACAGATATGCTGTATTATTTCTTTTGGAATGGTCCTGTTTGGGATTTTTGAAAAAATGCTTCAGTCAATGGGCAATTCGCTATATTCAACAATTGCACAGATAACGGGAGCTGTTGTTAATATTGTGCTTGACCCGGTAATGATTTTTTCTATGAATCTTGGGGTAAAAGGAGCTGCATACGCAACCGTAATAGGACAGATTATTTCGTTAATAATGGCAGTGATTTTCCATTATAAAAAAGATAAAGCCATAAATAAAAGTATAAAGTATATACGACCTTCAAAGCCAATAATAAAAGAAATATACAAAATAGGTGTGCCCGCCATTGTTGCACAGGCATTAATGTCCGTGATGACCTATGGATTAAATATTATTCTCGGAAAAATAAGTAATTCGGCGGTTACGGCATACGGATTATATTATAAAGTGCAGCAGTTCGTATTGTTTGCGGCATTCGGACTCAGGGATGCAATAACGCCGATTGTTTCTTTCAGCCACGGAATGCAAAATAAAAAACGTATTAACGAAGGCATAAAATGTGGTATAATATATACGACAATAATTATGATAGCAGGAACCGTATTGTTGGAAACTTTGGCTGGTGCTCTGGCAAAGATGTTTGGCATAGGCACAGATACGGGAAGGATGTATATATCGGCGATGCGGATAATATCGGCAGGATTTGTTTTTGCAGGAGCCAATATTGCATTTCAGGGTGTTTTTCAGGCACTTGACGGTGGAATGGAATCATTAATTGTATCTGTATTACGACAGATAGTATTTGTGTTACCTGTAGCATATTTGTTATCTTTACCTGTAAGAAACAATTCCGGTAAAATATGGCTTGTATGGCTCACATTTATATTTGCAGAAGGAATGAGCCTTATCATATCATTATTGTTAATGAAAAAAATCAAAAAAAATGTTATTAACAATGTTAAGGAGGCAGATTATCATGAGTAA
- the pheA gene encoding prephenate dehydratase gives MVVDLQESRKQIDEIDRQIVELFEKRMDVAANVADYKIATGKAVFDKEREEQKIDTLRHLAHSDFNNKCVAELFTQIMAMSRKFQYSKLEMRKSDSRLEPYDIVDDIRRDNIKVVYQGVPGAYSHEAMLNFFGNDVRNMNVDTFREAMEAVSDGVADYAVIPIDNSSAGMVNDTYDLLQEFNNYIVGETYVKIRHCLLAKPGATLKDIKCVYSHPQGLAQCAAFLDRHKDWHQKAYLNTAMSAKKVAEDNDIHQAAIGSANCADEYGLQILEDGINSSACNTTRFVIVSRKREFIKNADKVSVCFEVPHKSGSLYNALSHIMFNNLNMTKIESRPIPEHNWEFRFFVDFEGNLADPGVRNALRGISEESNYLRLLGNY, from the coding sequence ATGGTAGTTGACTTACAGGAATCAAGAAAACAGATAGATGAGATTGACAGACAGATAGTTGAACTTTTTGAAAAAAGAATGGATGTTGCAGCCAATGTTGCCGATTATAAAATAGCAACGGGAAAAGCTGTATTTGATAAAGAAAGAGAAGAACAGAAAATTGATACACTGAGACATCTTGCACATTCGGATTTTAACAACAAATGTGTGGCAGAACTTTTTACACAGATTATGGCAATGAGCCGCAAATTCCAGTATTCAAAGCTTGAGATGAGAAAGTCGGATTCCAGGTTAGAACCATACGACATTGTTGATGATATAAGACGTGACAATATTAAAGTTGTGTATCAGGGCGTGCCGGGAGCATACAGCCATGAAGCAATGCTTAATTTTTTCGGCAACGATGTCAGAAATATGAATGTAGATACTTTCAGGGAGGCTATGGAAGCTGTGAGTGACGGTGTGGCAGATTATGCCGTTATACCGATAGATAATTCTTCAGCAGGAATGGTTAATGATACTTATGATCTTTTGCAGGAATTTAATAATTACATAGTGGGAGAGACTTATGTGAAGATAAGACATTGCCTCCTTGCAAAGCCGGGGGCGACACTTAAGGACATAAAGTGTGTATATTCCCATCCTCAGGGCCTTGCCCAGTGTGCCGCATTTCTTGACAGACATAAGGACTGGCACCAGAAAGCATATCTTAATACGGCAATGAGTGCCAAAAAAGTTGCCGAAGACAATGACATTCATCAGGCAGCAATAGGTTCTGCAAATTGTGCCGATGAATATGGTCTTCAGATTCTTGAAGATGGTATTAACTCATCGGCATGCAATACCACAAGATTTGTAATTGTCAGCAGAAAAAGAGAATTTATTAAAAATGCCGACAAGGTAAGCGTGTGTTTTGAAGTTCCGCATAAATCGGGAAGTCTTTACAATGCGTTATCACATATTATGTTTAATAATCTTAATATGACTAAAATAGAGTCAAGACCTATACCTGAGCATAACTGGGAATTCAGATTTTTTGTGGATTTTGAAGGAAATCTTGCAGACCCCGGCGTAAGAAATGCTCTGAGAGGTATATCGGAAGAGTCGAATTATTTGAGACTGTTAGGAAATTATTAG
- a CDS encoding DUF5050 domain-containing protein has protein sequence MNKKYTKFIIGGSVLLAIIILIIVYHNVTKIDKNSSSTTGNTPGNLLNGGSFCESGGKIYFSNPYDNNKLYSMDSDCSNIKCLTDDDVSYINCAGRYIYYVKNNAKASNTNSLLRGELYGVVRCALNGGRYTTLHTGYSTDLALSGNTLIFNGVLNSKNVTYAINVNGKNEEVLLEDDIANSSVYKGHIYYSKPSSSGTADHSVYSMRVSDGSSISYLNGNTYMASVVNNVLYYIDLDNNYALTSVNLSNNTKKVLTTDKVVLYNVYNDVIYYQEETYDHSFNRMNKDGSNQIKIYDGDITSISCTSKYTFFKMFGSDTLYRVETNGDTAIQKFFVTAD, from the coding sequence ATGAATAAGAAATACACAAAATTCATTATTGGCGGTTCTGTTCTTCTCGCTATTATTATTCTTATTATCGTATACCATAATGTTACGAAAATAGACAAGAACAGTTCCTCAACCACCGGAAATACTCCGGGCAATCTTTTAAACGGAGGAAGCTTTTGCGAGAGCGGCGGAAAGATATATTTTTCCAACCCTTATGACAATAACAAGCTTTATTCCATGGACAGCGACTGTTCCAACATTAAGTGTCTTACAGATGACGACGTCTCTTATATTAACTGTGCCGGCAGATACATCTATTATGTAAAAAATAATGCCAAGGCATCCAACACCAACTCGCTTCTTCGTGGAGAGCTTTATGGTGTTGTAAGATGTGCGTTAAATGGTGGACGTTATACCACTCTTCATACGGGTTACAGTACAGACCTTGCGTTGTCCGGCAATACACTTATATTTAATGGTGTACTCAATTCCAAAAATGTAACTTACGCCATCAATGTTAACGGTAAGAATGAAGAAGTCCTTCTTGAAGATGACATTGCCAATTCTTCAGTATATAAAGGACATATCTATTATTCAAAGCCTTCTTCATCCGGTACTGCCGACCATTCGGTATACAGTATGCGTGTGTCAGACGGCTCATCAATTTCATATCTGAATGGCAATACATACATGGCATCGGTTGTAAACAATGTTCTTTATTATATTGACCTCGATAATAACTATGCTCTTACCTCTGTGAACCTTTCGAATAACACTAAAAAGGTTCTTACAACAGACAAAGTTGTATTATACAACGTTTATAATGATGTTATTTATTATCAGGAAGAGACTTATGACCATTCTTTTAACAGAATGAATAAAGACGGAAGCAATCAGATAAAAATATATGACGGTGATATAACTTCTATAAGCTGTACATCAAAGTACACATTTTTCAAGATGTTCGGTTCCGATACTCTTTACAGAGTTGAGACTAACGGAGATACTGCAATCCAGAAATTCTTTGTTACGGCTGACTGA
- a CDS encoding iron-containing alcohol dehydrogenase family protein: MVTQNKCEISIPAILKVEKDILGQVGKYLADMNFHKVVILFGNGLINLFGDKVLKGMKDNNIDVLLYQEMDTVEINAIMQLGFSFPNTTEAVIGIGGGKVIDAAKYCGFLRNLPFISIPTSASSDGFSSASASLIVEGRRKSVPARIAYGIIADIEVIKSAPKAFLYSGIGDMVSKITALYDWIFEQEKGYDIVNDCAMMISKKAVNSFVRTPFKDILDDRFIKELMDSLAMSGIANEIAGSSAPTSGSEHLISHALDKMLEKPSLHGIQVGIATYIMSKVQNHRYERINTVFTDTGFWDYVKTLELRKEDFKKAVMLAPEIKPFRHTYLHEEKYRNLAIEIIEKDEKLNNILV; this comes from the coding sequence ATGGTAACACAGAATAAATGCGAAATATCAATACCTGCTATTTTGAAGGTAGAGAAAGACATATTGGGACAGGTAGGAAAATATCTGGCAGATATGAATTTCCATAAAGTTGTTATCCTCTTCGGAAATGGACTTATTAATCTGTTCGGGGATAAAGTTCTTAAAGGAATGAAAGACAATAACATTGATGTGCTTCTCTATCAGGAAATGGATACGGTTGAAATTAACGCAATAATGCAGCTTGGATTTTCGTTTCCAAATACAACTGAAGCGGTTATAGGCATCGGCGGCGGTAAAGTCATTGATGCGGCTAAATATTGTGGATTTTTAAGGAATCTTCCTTTTATAAGTATCCCTACATCAGCTTCGTCTGATGGTTTTTCAAGCGCCAGTGCATCCCTTATAGTGGAGGGCAGAAGAAAATCCGTACCGGCAAGGATTGCATACGGCATAATCGCAGACATTGAAGTAATAAAAAGTGCTCCTAAGGCATTCCTTTATTCAGGAATCGGAGACATGGTATCCAAAATAACAGCACTTTATGACTGGATTTTTGAACAGGAAAAAGGTTATGATATTGTAAATGACTGTGCTATGATGATATCTAAAAAAGCGGTAAACAGTTTTGTAAGAACACCATTTAAGGATATTCTGGATGATCGTTTTATTAAGGAACTGATGGATTCCCTCGCCATGAGCGGAATTGCCAATGAGATAGCCGGCAGCAGCGCACCTACAAGTGGAAGCGAACACCTTATATCCCATGCACTTGACAAGATGCTGGAGAAACCAAGCCTTCATGGTATCCAGGTAGGTATTGCGACATACATTATGAGCAAAGTTCAGAATCACCGGTATGAGAGAATTAATACAGTATTCACCGACACCGGTTTCTGGGATTATGTAAAGACACTGGAACTCAGGAAAGAAGATTTTAAGAAAGCGGTAATGCTTGCTCCCGAGATAAAACCTTTCAGACACACATATCTCCACGAAGAAAAATATAGGAATCTTGCTATAGAAATAATAGAAAAGGATGAAAAACTGAATAATATTTTAGTATAA
- a CDS encoding AAA family ATPase, giving the protein MMSKIITISREFGSGGHFIGENVAKKLGITFYDSQILEKIAEETGFSKKIIEDQGEYSPSKSIFSYAFVGRDATGSSISDKIYNAQSEIIRELAKKESFVIIGRCADYILRDNPDAVHVFIHGDEAVKKERIMKLYNKTEKEAVDMMRDMDKKRKMHYNYYTEGEWGKATNYTMTLNSSKLGFDKCIDIISEL; this is encoded by the coding sequence ATCATGAGTAAAATTATTACAATCAGTCGAGAGTTTGGCAGTGGCGGACATTTTATAGGCGAAAACGTAGCGAAGAAATTAGGAATAACGTTTTATGATTCCCAGATACTTGAGAAAATTGCCGAAGAAACAGGTTTTTCCAAGAAAATTATAGAGGATCAGGGTGAATATTCTCCATCAAAGAGCATATTTTCCTATGCATTTGTTGGAAGAGATGCGACAGGAAGTTCAATTTCGGACAAAATATATAACGCACAGTCAGAAATAATTAGAGAACTTGCGAAGAAAGAATCTTTTGTAATTATAGGAAGATGTGCGGATTATATTTTAAGGGATAATCCCGATGCAGTACATGTTTTTATACACGGTGATGAAGCAGTCAAAAAAGAAAGAATCATGAAATTATATAACAAGACTGAAAAAGAAGCTGTGGATATGATGCGTGATATGGATAAAAAGAGAAAAATGCACTATAATTATTATACAGAAGGTGAATGGGGCAAAGCCACCAACTACACGATGACACTTAACAGCAGTAAATTAGGCTTTGATAAATGTATAGACATTATTTCGGAACTGTAA
- a CDS encoding ATP-binding protein, translating into MNSSELLLYKNPENREVFDCMLRIASEEFEGLDVKKTAGRIVSHILEVSEKMGFNGNLWQDYLAYNLANDENSYSLSCERRGRMEGSINKAALLDMAVYRELFNTDLSGTDAKYGTFLSMLIGFENNNEGEKYYNKRIRNRIIKLAEELSGAADDNTFLNTVCDFYKDAGVGCIGLFKAFRVGHDDNDRPVITPVISVEHKYLKDLIGYDIQKKKITDNTEAFLAGSKANNVLLFGDSGTGKSSCIKAILNEYYDDGLRMIEIYKHQFKDLSAIINQVKDRNYKFIIYMDDLSFEEFEIEYKFLKAVIEGGLEKRPDNVLIYATSNRRHLVREKYSDKEERDDDLHTRDTVAEKLSLSARFGVSVYFGSPDKKLFNEIVKGLAQKNNIKVDENTLLMEANKWELSHGGLSGRTAEQFISYMVSAYAD; encoded by the coding sequence ATGAACAGTTCAGAATTATTATTATACAAAAATCCGGAAAACCGCGAGGTTTTTGATTGCATGCTAAGGATAGCTTCAGAAGAATTTGAAGGACTTGACGTAAAAAAAACGGCAGGACGGATTGTGTCGCATATTCTTGAAGTATCGGAAAAAATGGGATTTAACGGAAATTTATGGCAGGACTATCTTGCATATAATCTTGCAAATGATGAGAATTCTTACAGTCTTTCCTGTGAAAGAAGGGGAAGAATGGAAGGCAGCATTAACAAAGCAGCATTGCTTGATATGGCTGTGTACAGAGAACTTTTTAATACGGATTTAAGTGGGACTGACGCTAAATACGGCACATTTTTATCCATGCTCATCGGATTTGAAAACAATAATGAGGGTGAAAAATACTATAATAAAAGAATAAGAAACAGGATAATTAAACTGGCAGAGGAACTTTCCGGCGCAGCGGATGACAATACATTTTTAAATACCGTATGTGATTTTTATAAAGATGCAGGTGTCGGATGTATAGGACTTTTTAAGGCTTTCAGGGTAGGACATGATGACAATGACAGACCTGTAATCACTCCTGTTATAAGTGTTGAGCACAAATATCTTAAAGACCTCATAGGATATGATATACAGAAAAAGAAAATAACGGACAATACGGAGGCATTTCTTGCAGGAAGTAAAGCTAATAACGTTCTTTTATTCGGTGACAGCGGAACCGGAAAATCATCCTGCATTAAGGCAATACTTAATGAATATTACGATGACGGACTAAGAATGATTGAGATATATAAACATCAGTTTAAGGATTTGTCAGCAATTATCAATCAGGTAAAGGACAGAAATTACAAATTTATCATATATATGGATGACCTTTCTTTTGAAGAATTTGAGATAGAATACAAGTTCTTGAAAGCTGTTATTGAGGGAGGACTGGAAAAAAGACCTGACAATGTACTTATATATGCGACAAGCAACAGAAGGCATCTTGTCAGGGAAAAATATTCTGATAAAGAAGAAAGAGATGACGATCTTCACACAAGGGATACAGTGGCAGAGAAACTTTCACTTTCTGCACGATTCGGCGTATCCGTATATTTTGGCTCACCTGACAAGAAACTTTTTAATGAAATAGTAAAAGGTCTTGCACAAAAGAATAACATTAAAGTTGACGAAAATACGCTTCTCATGGAAGCCAATAAATGGGAATTGTCCCACGGTGGATTGTCAGGAAGAACCGCGGAACAATTCATAAGCTATATGGTATCGGCATACGCAGATTAA